In one window of Gossypium arboreum isolate Shixiya-1 chromosome 4, ASM2569848v2, whole genome shotgun sequence DNA:
- the LOC108457980 gene encoding very-long-chain aldehyde decarbonylase CER1-like encodes MPYSYLSMASKPGILTDWPWKPLGSFKYILLVPLITEHIYSFMEKDEDIDVSKLVLFPFMLWRMLHNQLWISLSRYLTAKGTNKIVDKGIEFDQVDRERDWDDQIMFNAILFYWGNKYVPGGSHLPFWRLDGVIITMLLHAGPVEFLYYWLHRALHHHYLYSRYHSHHHSSIVTEPITSVIHPFAEHIAYFLLFAIPILTTVLTGTVSIVALAAYITYLDFMNNMGHCNFELIPSWLFTLIPPLKYIIYTPSFHSLHHVQFRTNYSLFMPFYDYIYGTMDKSSDTLYEKSLRRKEESPHVVHLTHLTTPESIYHLRLGFASFASKPYTPSTWHIWLLWPVTLCSMMLTWIYCFTFVVESNRFHNIRLQTWTIPKYNIQYRSKSQKQSTNNLIEEAILEAEEKGVRVLSLGLMNQAEELNMYGGVFIQKHPQLKVKLVDGSSLAVAVVLNSIPKGTTQVVLRGKLTKVACALAFTLCQKRIQVSVLREDEYEKLDKLLGTKSEGKLVLSKSYTCKTWLVGDGLSEVEQKKASKGTLFIPFSQFPPKKLRTDCFYHTTPAMQTPLAFENVDSCENWLPRRVMSVWRIAGLVHALEGWEEHECGYTTSNIEKVWEATVKHGFQPLRVPTHLKS; translated from the exons ATGCCATATAGCTACTTAAGCATGGCTTCTAAACCAGGAATCCTCACTGACTGGCCATGGAAGCCTCTTGGAAGCTTTAAG TATATACTCCTAGTTCCTTTGATAACGGAACACATATACTCGTTTATGGAGAAGGATGAAGATATAGACGTGTCCAAGCTGGTATTATTCCCATTTATGTTATGGAGAATGCTTCATAACCAGTTATGGATTAGCCTTTCTCGTTATCTAACTGCCAAAGGCACCAACAAGATTGTGGACAAGGGCATTGAATTTGATCAAGTGGACAGGGAGAGAGACTG GGATGATCAAATAATGTTCAATGCAATCCTGTTTTACTGGGGCAACAAATACGTTCCAGGAGGTTCACACTTACCCTTTTGGAGATTGGATGGTGTGATTATAACCATGTTGCTCCATGCCGGCCCTGTGGAGTTCCTTTATTACTGGCTTCATAGAGCACTGCATCACCATTATCTTTACTCTCGATACCATTCTCATCATCATTCCTCCATTGTCACTGAGCCTATTACTT CTGTGATTCATCCATTTGCAGAGCACATTGCATACTTCCTCCTGTTTGCAATACCCATCTTGACAACGGTGCTAACTGGTACTGTCTCCATTGTTGCCCTAGCTGCTTACATTACTTACCTGGACTTTATGAACAATATGGGCCACTGCAATTTCGAGCTTATTCCTAGCTGGCTCTTCACCCTTATCCCTCCTCTCAAGTACATCATTTATACTCCATC GTTTCATTCGCTGCACCACGTACAGTTTAGAACCAATTACTCGTTGTTTATGCCATTTTATGATTACATCTATGGCACAATGGACAAATCTAGTGATACCTTATATGAAAAATCACTGAGAAGGAAAGAAGAATCACCCCATGTGGTGCATCTAACGCACCTAACCACACCCGAGTCTATTTATCATCTCCGACTTGGATTTGCCTCTTTCGCTTCTAAACCGTACACACCATCAACTTGGCACATATGGCTTCTTTGGCCTGTCACACTGTGTTCAATGATGCTTACCTGGATATATTGTTTCACTTTTGTTGTCGAAAGCAATCGGTTTCATAATATCAGACTACAGACCTGGACTATACCCAAGTACAACATACAG TACCGCTCGAAATCACAAAAACAATCGACCAATAACTTGATTGAAGAAGCCATATTAGAGGCAGAGGAAAAAGGTGTTAGAGTGTTGAGTCTAGGCCTCATGAACCAG GCTGAAGAGCTGAACATGTATGGTGGGGTGTTTATACAAAAACATCCCCAGCTTAAAGTGAAGTTGGTAGATGGGAGTAGCTTGGCAGTTGCAGTTGTGTTAAATAGCATACCCAAGGGAACTACACAAGTAGTCCTTAGAGGCAAGCTGACTAAAGTTGCTTGTGCTCTTGCCTTTACGCTATGCCAAAAGCGCATTCAA GTCTCTGTATTACGTGAGGATGAATATGAAAAGCTTGATAAATTACTTGGCACCAAGTCTGAGGGTAAATTGGTTCTCTCAAAAAGTTACACTTGTAAG ACATGGTTAGTTGGAGATGGATTGAGTGAAGTAGAACAAAAGAAAGCAAGCAAAGGAACTCTATTTATTCCCTTCTCGCAATTCCCACCAAAGAAGTTGAGGACGGACTGCTTCTATCATACCACACCGGCTATGCAAACTCCGTTGGCCTTTGAGAATGTGGATTCTTGTGAG AACTGGTTGCCGAGGAGGGTGATGAGCGTATGGCGTATAGCTGGGTTAGTACATGCACTGGAAGGATGGGAGGAACATGAATGTGGTTACACCACGTCAAACATTGAAAAAGTCTGGGAAGCAACTGTCAAGCATGGATTTCAGCCTCTAAGGGTCCCTACTCATTTAAAATCCTAG